One window from the genome of Thermaerobacter marianensis DSM 12885 encodes:
- a CDS encoding MFS transporter, which produces MNTPTADRPRMDIRPVFLLMTTTLLLAVGDRLITTSAVWRVVERTQSAVAASFVLMVPTVVGVAVAPSIGFLLDNRNRGLTISKVFVVAAIVVMAAGVTTIGAFGWRYADILAAVVILAIVAGVGRVNDVGVATILPGVVPSEHLSRFNGTVQLLRNAGRSIGPVIGAFLVARFGILSSVASYGVVLAICATSAWMLLKRVPPTQIQKVGLRERRVIVRNMLYNSVVLAYVVVGALANGSIQAFSVAIPFRSIEVSGENITFYGLLQAAYQGGMLVAGVFLGICGLARKIGNSSLTISVGLLGMAMAYWGIALAGGMLPLVAGAVLSGVMLVWVSIFADTCWQLRLSEEVRGLTVGIVYAVLSVLRPVGAAIAGVITENVSASAALGVFGGLLLLCGVAVGVFRPFDAGNPGMTRV; this is translated from the coding sequence GTGAATACACCAACCGCTGATCGACCCAGGATGGATATTCGGCCGGTTTTCCTGTTGATGACTACGACATTGCTCCTAGCAGTGGGTGATCGTCTCATAACCACTTCTGCGGTTTGGCGTGTAGTGGAACGTACACAGTCGGCCGTAGCAGCTAGTTTTGTGTTGATGGTTCCTACCGTGGTTGGAGTTGCAGTTGCGCCCAGTATCGGATTCCTTCTGGACAACCGGAACAGAGGGTTGACCATATCGAAGGTGTTTGTGGTTGCCGCAATCGTGGTCATGGCGGCGGGAGTCACGACTATTGGTGCGTTTGGGTGGAGGTATGCCGACATACTGGCTGCTGTGGTTATCCTTGCTATCGTAGCGGGTGTCGGTCGAGTCAACGATGTTGGTGTCGCGACGATTTTGCCAGGCGTTGTACCAAGCGAACATTTATCTCGGTTTAACGGGACCGTACAGTTGTTGCGCAACGCTGGGCGGAGCATTGGCCCGGTCATCGGAGCGTTTTTGGTGGCGCGGTTCGGCATATTATCGAGTGTCGCATCGTACGGGGTTGTGCTTGCGATCTGTGCCACATCTGCGTGGATGTTATTAAAACGAGTACCTCCGACACAAATCCAAAAAGTTGGGCTAAGAGAACGTAGGGTAATTGTCAGGAATATGCTTTATAATTCCGTAGTTTTGGCATATGTTGTTGTAGGTGCATTGGCTAATGGAAGTATTCAAGCCTTTTCGGTTGCAATCCCATTTCGGTCCATTGAGGTGTCGGGGGAAAACATTACATTTTACGGATTGTTGCAGGCGGCTTATCAAGGAGGTATGTTGGTTGCCGGAGTTTTTTTGGGGATATGTGGGCTCGCCCGAAAAATTGGGAATAGTTCATTGACCATCAGCGTTGGTTTGCTCGGGATGGCGATGGCATATTGGGGGATTGCTTTAGCGGGCGGGATGTTGCCTTTGGTTGCCGGCGCCGTCTTAAGCGGTGTAATGTTGGTCTGGGTATCGATTTTTGCGGATACATGTTGGCAGTTGCGACTTAGCGAAGAGGTGCGTGGATTAACAGTGGGTATTGTATATGCGGTATTGAGTGTTCTGCGCCCCGTCGGGGCCGCTATTGCTGGTGTTATAACCGAGAATGTTAGTGCAAGTGCCGCATTAGGCGTTTTCGGTGGGTTGTTGTTGTTGTGCGGTGTTGCGGTGGGCGTGTTTCGACCGTTTGATGCTGGAAACCCGGGTATGACTCGGGTTTAA
- a CDS encoding AAA family ATPase — MLTKLTIRNFKLFEEVEIEIAERVVFVGPNNAGKTSALQALAVWDLGTKRWLEKRGGGPVPQKRPGVTINRRDLIAVPVPAANLLWRDLRVRQSQRTEGKIRTHNVLIEIYVAGVDQGRTWECGMEFDYANEESFYCRPMRTAGGRRMEVPAHLAELRLAYLPPMSGLAPREEKLEMGAINARLGEGQTAQVLRNLCWHVLESKNGREKWQKIVERV; from the coding sequence ATGCTGACTAAGCTGACGATTCGCAACTTCAAGCTGTTCGAGGAAGTCGAAATCGAGATCGCCGAGCGCGTCGTCTTCGTCGGCCCGAACAACGCCGGCAAGACGTCGGCGTTGCAGGCGCTGGCCGTGTGGGACCTGGGGACGAAACGCTGGCTTGAAAAGCGCGGTGGGGGTCCCGTGCCTCAGAAGCGGCCAGGTGTCACCATTAACCGGCGCGATCTTATTGCTGTGCCTGTCCCAGCTGCTAATTTGCTCTGGCGCGATCTGCGCGTGCGCCAGAGTCAACGGACGGAAGGAAAGATCCGTACGCACAACGTGCTGATCGAGATTTACGTCGCGGGAGTGGACCAGGGAAGAACATGGGAGTGCGGCATGGAGTTTGATTATGCCAATGAGGAATCCTTCTACTGCCGCCCTATGCGCACCGCCGGTGGTCGTCGCATGGAAGTTCCTGCGCATCTTGCCGAGCTTCGCCTGGCTTACCTGCCACCCATGTCTGGTCTTGCGCCCCGCGAGGAGAAGCTTGAAATGGGTGCGATTAACGCGCGACTCGGCGAGGGGCAAACGGCGCAAGTGCTGCGAAACCTGTGCTGGCACGTGCTGGAGTCCAAGAACGGACGGGAAAAATGGCAGAAGATCGTTGAGCGCGTGTGA
- a CDS encoding IS3 family transposase gives MHAELRLVHGIRCGRKRIDRLMRSMGLTGVYRRRNLGVTCRGPRRPVDPDRLHRQFVPDAPNRVGVADLT, from the coding sequence GTGCACGCCGAACTTCGGCTGGTTCATGGCATCCGTTGCGGGCGCAAGCGCATCGATCGGCTGATGCGGTCCATGGGGCTCACCGGGGTCTACCGCCGCAGGAACCTAGGGGTGACCTGCCGGGGTCCGCGACGTCCCGTCGATCCGGATCGGCTGCATCGCCAGTTTGTGCCCGATGCGCCCAACCGGGTGGGGGTGGCGGACCTCACGTAG
- a CDS encoding transposase, producing the protein MPATRPPYPPEFRAEAVRLVRESGKKLQQIAANLGVSEARLRKWVRQADIDAGQRPGWTTAEREELNRLRRENRILREERAILKKPPPSSLGRPAGAGSGVLVRRAGEGASPCGDLVPCAGRLDKRLRRNGDGAGYRSGPAKTQN; encoded by the coding sequence ATGCCGGCCACCAGGCCGCCGTACCCTCCCGAGTTCCGGGCCGAAGCCGTCCGCCTCGTCCGGGAGAGCGGGAAGAAGCTCCAGCAGATTGCCGCTAACCTCGGCGTCTCGGAAGCCCGCCTGCGGAAGTGGGTCCGCCAAGCCGACATCGATGCGGGGCAGCGCCCCGGGTGGACCACGGCCGAACGGGAGGAACTGAACCGGCTGCGGCGGGAGAACCGGATCCTGCGGGAGGAGCGTGCAATCCTAAAAAAGCCGCCGCCTTCTTCGCTCGGAAGACCCGCCGGAGCAGGTAGCGGTGTTCTGGTTCGTCGAGCAGGAGAAGGAGCATCACCATGTGGCGACCTTGTGCCGTGTGCTGGGCGTCTCGACAAGCGGCTACGACGCAATGGCGACGGCGCGGGATATCGCAGCGGTCCCGCGAAGACGCAGAACTGA
- a CDS encoding amidohydrolase family protein, whose translation MLSRDLAEIPVVDGHCHFFDMELQERDPSGVLCLSLHDPPEEQRRSTLWFLRTTRLLAEYLEVDPDAEPEQVWTFRMERAGRGYRAYVADLFAHARIRGLVVDTGYRPAAVEPEAFRTFAPCPVMYLFRIESVLDELLRRRPAWDVVEAEFHRALDDAGRQPGFAGLKSIIGYRTGVAVDPTVTRERAREAYAAGDEKPVRDYFFLVAAEEAARLDVPLQVHTGFGESNNRVVNNNPVLLKEVLESGKARRTRLVLLHAGYPYAFEAGYMAHCYPNVYCEFSELIPFAQAPARMALMELLALAPLNKVMYGSDGYILPELHWSGALGGREELAGALEELVRRRFLSASQAIVWAEAVLHRTAAGLYGVQVEEGGALG comes from the coding sequence ATGCTAAGCCGTGATCTCGCGGAGATCCCGGTCGTCGACGGGCACTGCCACTTCTTCGACATGGAACTGCAGGAGCGCGATCCCTCGGGCGTGCTCTGTCTGTCGCTCCACGACCCCCCCGAAGAGCAGCGGCGGAGCACGCTCTGGTTCCTCCGTACCACGCGGCTGCTGGCCGAGTACCTCGAGGTCGACCCGGACGCGGAGCCCGAGCAGGTCTGGACGTTCCGCATGGAGCGCGCCGGGCGCGGCTACCGCGCCTACGTGGCGGACCTGTTCGCCCACGCTCGGATCCGCGGCTTGGTGGTGGACACAGGTTACCGCCCAGCTGCCGTCGAGCCGGAGGCGTTCCGCACCTTCGCTCCGTGCCCGGTGATGTACCTGTTCCGGATCGAGTCGGTGCTGGACGAGCTCCTGCGGCGCCGACCGGCCTGGGATGTGGTAGAGGCCGAGTTCCACCGCGCACTGGATGACGCGGGCCGTCAGCCAGGGTTCGCGGGCCTGAAGAGCATTATCGGTTACCGGACGGGCGTGGCCGTTGATCCCACGGTGACACGCGAGCGGGCGCGGGAAGCCTACGCGGCCGGTGACGAGAAGCCCGTGCGTGATTACTTCTTCCTGGTGGCCGCGGAGGAAGCGGCGCGGCTGGATGTGCCGCTGCAGGTGCACACGGGGTTCGGCGAGTCCAACAACCGCGTGGTCAACAACAACCCTGTGCTGCTGAAGGAGGTCCTTGAGTCGGGCAAGGCTCGTCGCACGCGGCTGGTTCTGCTGCACGCGGGGTACCCATACGCCTTCGAGGCGGGGTACATGGCGCACTGCTACCCCAACGTGTACTGCGAGTTCTCGGAGCTGATCCCCTTCGCGCAGGCGCCTGCCCGAATGGCGCTGATGGAGCTGCTTGCCCTCGCACCGCTCAATAAGGTCATGTACGGCTCGGACGGCTACATTCTTCCCGAGCTGCACTGGAGCGGCGCCCTGGGCGGACGCGAGGAACTGGCCGGCGCCCTGGAGGAGCTGGTCCGCCGCCGCTTCCTCAGCGCGAGTCAGGCCATAGTGTGGGCGGAGGCGGTGCTCCATCGCACGGCAGCAGGACTGTATGGTGTGCAGGTAGAGGAGGGGGGCGCCCTCGGGTAG
- a CDS encoding glutamine synthetase family protein has product MREGIGVSGHELERLITDLQARGIRMLRYLYVDNDGVIRGFVGRVENAVQDFQDGVTVALAMPFFTAFDHLVPGTRYGCTGEWRLKPAPETLRALPYAPGHAAVLCDFATLDLRPAPEVCARTQLRRVLDRLTRETGLTLKVGLENEFYLVTREDGRWVPADQALCFHTSAMNRHHRFVEQVVRQLAEQGIEVESYYPEYGHGQQEFAYRYADALLACDEQIFARETIRAVAEQHQLVATFMPKPFADQAGSGMHMHLSLWDGERNVFYDEQDPHGLSDVAYHFIAGLIAHAPAVCAFTAASINSYRRLAPNAWAAVFACYGIDNREAVIRVPSPLHGRKGKTTRVEFKAVDAAGNPYLAVAAVVAAGLDGIRRGLRPGDPVAENPADLRPAEREERGIRRLPGSLPEALAALEQDTWFHEVFGEAFIQEYVQMKRHDWAEFMAHVTDWELERYLKAF; this is encoded by the coding sequence ATGCGTGAGGGCATCGGTGTGTCCGGACACGAGCTTGAGCGCCTCATCACCGACCTGCAGGCACGCGGGATCCGGATGCTGCGCTACCTTTACGTCGATAACGACGGTGTCATCCGGGGCTTCGTCGGTCGCGTGGAGAACGCCGTTCAGGACTTCCAGGACGGGGTGACAGTGGCACTCGCCATGCCGTTCTTCACTGCGTTCGACCACCTGGTACCGGGCACCCGTTACGGGTGCACGGGCGAGTGGCGGCTGAAGCCGGCGCCGGAGACACTGCGGGCGCTACCCTATGCCCCCGGGCATGCGGCGGTGCTGTGTGACTTCGCCACGTTGGACCTACGGCCCGCGCCCGAGGTTTGCGCACGCACGCAGTTGCGGCGGGTGCTGGATCGCCTGACTCGGGAGACCGGCTTGACGCTCAAGGTCGGCCTGGAGAATGAGTTCTACCTGGTGACCCGGGAGGACGGCCGGTGGGTGCCGGCCGACCAGGCGCTGTGCTTCCACACCTCGGCCATGAACCGGCACCACAGGTTCGTGGAGCAGGTGGTGCGCCAGTTGGCGGAACAGGGCATCGAGGTCGAGTCGTATTACCCGGAGTACGGTCACGGCCAGCAGGAGTTCGCCTACCGGTACGCCGATGCGCTCCTGGCCTGTGACGAGCAGATTTTCGCCCGCGAAACCATCCGGGCGGTGGCCGAACAGCACCAGCTGGTCGCTACGTTCATGCCCAAGCCGTTCGCTGACCAGGCAGGCAGTGGAATGCACATGCACCTGAGCTTGTGGGATGGCGAGCGAAACGTGTTCTACGACGAGCAGGACCCACACGGCCTCAGTGACGTAGCCTACCACTTCATCGCCGGACTGATCGCCCACGCGCCGGCGGTGTGCGCCTTCACTGCGGCGTCCATCAACTCCTACCGCCGCCTGGCACCCAATGCATGGGCGGCCGTGTTCGCCTGCTACGGCATCGACAACCGCGAGGCCGTCATTCGGGTGCCGTCGCCCTTACACGGCCGCAAGGGGAAGACAACGCGCGTGGAGTTCAAGGCGGTGGATGCGGCCGGCAACCCGTACCTGGCTGTGGCTGCCGTGGTCGCGGCGGGTCTCGACGGCATCCGCCGTGGCCTGCGGCCGGGCGACCCGGTGGCCGAGAACCCCGCTGACCTGCGTCCAGCCGAGCGGGAGGAGCGAGGGATCCGGCGCCTACCCGGCTCGCTACCTGAGGCACTGGCCGCCCTGGAGCAGGACACCTGGTTCCACGAGGTGTTCGGGGAGGCGTTCATCCAGGAGTACGTCCAGATGAAGCGACACGACTGGGCGGAGTTCATGGCCCACGTGACGGACTGGGAGCTGGAGCGCTACCTGAAGGCGTTCTGA
- a CDS encoding APC family permease — protein sequence MAGLPPEPLQVEPLRNLRFWHIWALGVGAVIGDGIFLLIGQGIATAGPSSILAYVVAGLFQMFLMIALAELAVGMPHAGAMDVWVRRFMGRWWGFCAGFTFALGWLIAGGSVGLAMGRITTYFTPGLQSDGWAVFFGILFTTIFAVLNVYGSAIAARTQLYLVMALTAIMLVFGLVGIKDVNPALYSPWLPNGWSGFWAAIPLGTYAYLGAVTLTTAGSECERPVDLARALIWSSLTFLVLYTLAHAVVVGIVPWNEVTMDVSPFTRAAEVLFGPVGGIILNLAAWLAAATCVHMGTLYATSRVFWAQAREGLLPGFFGYLHPRYRTPVWGIAFIWLVSSLLIVLGVKNPDLIYVHLSLQLVLAWSVSWLLAVIAAVLYRARAPQEVAALPWRQPAYPLFPLLGVLGIAVVVYGTFVGTPQAPLYGAIWLVALYLYYRFYVQRSRGVPSRPPATAGN from the coding sequence ATGGCAGGATTGCCCCCGGAGCCGCTGCAGGTGGAACCCCTCCGCAACCTTCGCTTTTGGCACATCTGGGCGTTGGGCGTAGGGGCGGTCATCGGCGACGGCATCTTCCTCTTGATTGGCCAGGGCATCGCCACAGCAGGACCTAGCTCGATCCTGGCCTACGTGGTGGCCGGCCTGTTTCAGATGTTTCTGATGATCGCCCTGGCGGAGTTAGCCGTGGGCATGCCGCACGCGGGTGCGATGGACGTCTGGGTGCGGCGGTTTATGGGCCGATGGTGGGGCTTCTGCGCCGGGTTCACGTTTGCGTTGGGTTGGCTCATTGCGGGCGGAAGTGTGGGGCTGGCCATGGGGCGGATCACCACCTACTTCACTCCCGGGCTGCAGTCGGACGGGTGGGCGGTTTTCTTCGGCATCCTCTTCACGACGATCTTCGCCGTCCTCAACGTGTACGGCAGCGCCATCGCGGCGCGGACGCAGCTCTACCTGGTCATGGCGTTGACGGCCATCATGTTGGTCTTCGGGTTGGTGGGCATCAAGGACGTCAACCCGGCGTTGTACTCCCCCTGGCTCCCCAACGGCTGGTCGGGGTTCTGGGCGGCCATCCCGCTGGGTACGTACGCCTACCTGGGCGCCGTGACGCTGACCACGGCGGGTAGCGAGTGCGAGCGGCCGGTCGATCTGGCCCGTGCGCTCATCTGGTCCAGCCTGACGTTCCTCGTCCTCTATACGCTGGCACACGCCGTGGTGGTGGGCATTGTCCCCTGGAACGAGGTCACGATGGACGTCTCGCCGTTCACGCGGGCCGCGGAGGTCTTGTTCGGACCAGTGGGGGGTATCATCCTGAACTTGGCGGCCTGGTTGGCGGCGGCAACGTGCGTACACATGGGCACTCTGTATGCCACGTCGCGGGTATTCTGGGCTCAGGCGCGGGAGGGCCTCCTGCCCGGATTCTTCGGCTACCTGCACCCGCGTTACCGCACGCCGGTATGGGGAATCGCCTTTATCTGGCTGGTTTCCTCCTTGCTCATCGTACTGGGCGTGAAGAACCCGGATCTGATCTACGTGCACCTGTCGCTACAGCTGGTGCTGGCCTGGTCGGTGTCGTGGCTGCTGGCGGTCATCGCGGCCGTGCTCTACCGCGCGCGGGCGCCGCAAGAGGTGGCGGCGTTGCCCTGGCGGCAGCCGGCCTATCCGCTGTTCCCCCTGTTGGGCGTACTGGGCATCGCGGTGGTCGTCTATGGCACCTTTGTGGGCACGCCGCAGGCACCGCTCTACGGGGCCATTTGGCTGGTGGCGTTGTATCTGTACTACCGATTCTACGTGCAGCGATCGCGGGGCGTGCCGTCACGCCCCCCGGCCACGGCGGGGAACTAG